The following proteins come from a genomic window of Galactobacillus timonensis:
- a CDS encoding DUF6431 domain-containing protein translates to MVGIFVQLIKLSKLNISAQEMTDLLLTRFLSSGHCPLCGAGNLRKYRNYSRWILEYRNGQIIQSELHTKRFRCGSCHSSHAFLVALIIPYSPYSLLTVLWALSDYFSHRLTVRQICEKYKISAPTLYRWKARFLHAKSLWLGVLKDAVTSEIQFLKDLLNFPDFMNFERGFMKLMPDHHRFLQGHRNARSGQYI, encoded by the coding sequence ATGGTAGGCATTTTCGTTCAACTAATCAAGCTATCAAAACTGAATATTTCTGCGCAGGAAATGACAGATCTGCTTCTGACGCGTTTCCTTTCTTCCGGTCATTGCCCACTGTGCGGCGCTGGGAATCTTAGGAAATACAGAAATTACAGTCGCTGGATTCTTGAATATCGCAACGGGCAAATTATCCAAAGTGAATTGCATACAAAGCGGTTCCGCTGCGGCAGTTGTCATTCATCACACGCCTTTTTGGTGGCGCTGATCATTCCGTATTCCCCCTATAGCCTGCTTACGGTCCTTTGGGCTCTGAGTGACTATTTTTCTCATCGGCTCACAGTCAGGCAGATATGCGAAAAGTACAAAATCTCGGCTCCTACACTTTATCGGTGGAAAGCGAGATTTCTCCATGCCAAATCATTATGGCTCGGTGTTCTGAAAGACGCTGTTACCTCTGAGATTCAGTTCCTGAAAGATCTGCTGAATTTCCCGGACTTCATGAACTTTGAAAGAGGATTCATGAAGCTTATGCCGGACCACCATCGTTTCCTGCAAGGGCATAGAAATGCGCGATCCGG